The nucleotide window CACATATGCCTTCCAATCTAACTTTAAATGCCTAggtccaaaatattatttcaaaattgatttATCATTGCAGTCGGTAAAAAGATTTCTGGGGTGTAAGAAAACTCTCCGATGTTCGAGTAGTATGTCACAGACTGCTAAAAATATATCTATGCACTTTAGACAACAAATTCCAGGATGTAGACATATACTCATGCTATTTTAGACCTTTTCCTATCGTTGCAAGAGGTTGTTGAAGCTAATGCAGCAGCTGGCTGGGTTATTGCCTCAATAATATAATCCATAATGCAAAAGCAGCTATTTCCCAAACATTTTAGAGCAAGTCAAGTTGTTTACACGTCTCTCTAAGGTAATTTTCCTATAACTTTGTGCCAATTGGTGTCATCCTATTGGGGAAAAAACCTTCATTAAATCGAGACAATTGCACTTAGTTAGATCCTCTCTCATACAGAGAATTGTAGGAAAATTACAGTTAGCTGATTGGAGGCCATCATCCTGGAGTAAATACAGGGTTTTAGAAAATGAGTGCAAACTACAAAAATGGAGTGGTATAATTAAACATCAAATAGTCCAAGTAATAAAAGTCATAGATTAATTGTCTCTCAGTTCTCGTCAGATCCTTTAAGTATTGTCTCACGACCTGAGTATTGGTTCTTTCATCCGAAGAGTGCCTGTCCTTAAAGTTGGGAAATTTCAGCTCTTTTGGCGCACCCACAAGCTGTAAAAAGTAATTGGCGTCTTCTTCCAAAGTTTCGAATTTCCCTACAAAATCATAGTTGATCAAACATGGATAGCAGAGTTTGCTGACCTTTTCCCAGTGAATGTCCATTCCTACGGGACGGTGGGAATCCAGCAAATAGTGGACAAACTCTTTGAATTTGACTCCAGATCCATTGTTTAATGCTTCTTCACAGGCATTTGGCCGATATTTCTTTATAATCGCCTTCCCAAATACTGGATGGTAATAGCTATTGGGGTGTTCAAATTTGTCCCTAAACGCTGACACTAGCCTTTCCATGGGGTCACGAACAAAAACAGCTTTGGTGTAGGTGTTCAAACGAGTATATATTCCTTTTAGGTCAAAGCTGTCTAGTTTTTTCAAATGCTTCCCGTAGTGAACAGCATCATGGGAGATGTTGTATGCAGAGGAAGCCAACCCACTTAGCACCATCAGAATTCTCTTCCAGTTGGAGCAGCCAGCCTTGGGTACTTCACAATATAAGATTTTGTGTTTATCTTCCACATATATCCTGGATACCATATGAAAAAGATGTGATTGAGGACGACTCACCCCACCATACTTCTTGCAAAACTCCTGAAGGAAAGACCTGCGTGTCTCCTGGGCCACATCTGTTTCCTTCCATCTGTTGTCTTTGACTAAACTTTTGTTTAAAGGGCGAATGTCCAATGGCCACTTCATTTCGATGAACTTCTTAAAAATGGTCCTGGTTCCTTCATGTTTTTCACTCAGCTTAATTGTTGGTGGCCCTGTGGTCTTACCCAAAGTTTGGTCCTCTCCTTGTGAGTGGCTGGTCTTCCTTAAGATCCTAGTTGGCCTCTCAGAGTTGAGCAgaaggttttccttttttcccttgggATCCTCAGTTATGTGGAACTTGGGGTTCTGTTAaaatggagaaggagaaatgTTGAAAGCATATTCACAAAGGTGGGTATACAAAAATTGTAACGTATTTGTTTTAGAATACtatggaggagaggagagcacATTTCATGTAAGCTGTCAAAACAATTCAGCAAAGCATGCTGAATATGCATTTTCTAGTAAGTTTCTTCAGAGAAAGTATAACAATGAAAAATGGTATCTGTGCTTCATTTTGCACCAAAGTTTCacatttcatattatatatatttgggttACTTCATGTTATCATTCATTTAATGTTAATGTGCTGCATTACATTAATAGATTTTCTCATGCTAAATTATCTGAGTATTATTGGGATAAAACTACTGGTATTGATTTGAGTGTATGATCATGGTAAGTCTGTTATTATTTTCGTACTATCTTTGTTATCTGTGGTTATCAATTATATAACCTTTCAAAATGTATGCGCGcagacgtgcacacacacacacacacacacacacacacacacacacacacaatgtaaccACAAGATGGAAAGGAGAGTGTCCTGAATTTTCATCTTAGCTTTGCCTGTAACACAATAGAATGTCCTCCATCATCCTGTAGGTCAATGATTCTTGAGCTATACAGGAGCATACTACCTTCAAGCACTGATTTAGTTAGTGCAGCTGTATTTGGattgaaatttttgttgttgttgtttttggggtATTCTGTAAAGCACAGAAGAGTTCAAAGTCATACATTACAACTTAAAATTGTAGCAAGGTTAACTACAAAATCCTCATGACCATTTCAGTTTTCCAAGCACTTGCaaaaagagatatttttttcccttggaaaatgttttattttataaaattcatttatcaTAATAACTTAATAACtataatcatatgatttcattcatgtatgAAATTTTTCCTCCTCCCTAAGTGAAGAATGATTAGGGAATCCAGACAAGTTTACTTGATACCCTGCTATATAAAATTGTTTGAAAAGTAGAACAAGAATTTAGTTCTCTTGTCAGTGGGATGAATCAGAATGTACTGTTCATCTGACTACATCCTTCCTACAGTTCTTGCAATGACTGCATAAGGGAAGACATGGAAGGCAGGTTTTACAAGGTGGTGTCCTCTCTTAGGGATCAAAattgtaaggactttggcttttactctgggTAATGTAGGGAGCCTTTGAAGGGCTCTGAGCAGAGAAGTAACATGATCTCACTTAGACTTGAAAAGGACGGTTGAGGAGACTGGCCTAGAGATATACATATAGAATTGTCAGCATGTTATTGGaaaactaatgaataaatgatgtgCTGTGGAAATAATGCATGGGGCCACCAGCCTAGTGGCGAAGGGAGTGGTGGGGAAAGTTTCTTAGAGgttgtctgtctatctatctatctatctatctatctatctatctatctatctatcatcatccatccatctatccatccaaccatccatatAGTTaccactgtatccccagtgcctagaatggTCTATAGCCTATAGTAACTGCTCtcatatatttgttaaatgaatacatgGGATTAAGTCTTCCAGGTTGATTAGGAATATCCTAGCAAATTGAGcaaaagagcagagaaataaaGCACTGTGGATGGGAGCCACCTCCAGGCATCATGGTCCTTCTACTAGATGAGCTTTaagtggggtaggggtgggggtggggcttctTTCTAGTGCAAGAAGATTGTGTGAGTAACCCCTCATCACCACACACCAACTTGGGTAGCCCCATAAAACTGCTGCCCAACTCTTCCTTAGCATTGAGCCACATGTTTGGAGTTTCAACTCTAAAATAatttgtcttctgtcttctcagAGACTGCCAGAATGATGTCAAAACCCTGAATCCATCTTTATGATCAATGACCTGATGTGCATAAAGTTTTCACAGATGATCTGAAATTTGACTTGAGCTTTGGAGGATCCTGGGGTTATTGGTTGACTGCATGGGAAGTACTTAGCACAGGCCTGATATAAAACCGTCAATATATTTCTGCTGCTATTTCTACTA belongs to Ailuropoda melanoleuca isolate Jingjing chromosome 14, ASM200744v2, whole genome shotgun sequence and includes:
- the CHST9 gene encoding carbohydrate sulfotransferase 9, producing MVMNPKQVFLSVLVFGVAGLLLFMYLQVWIEEQHTGRVEKKREQKATSVTREKIQEHITDQNPKFHITEDPKGKKENLLLNSERPTRILRKTSHSQGEDQTLGKTTGPPTIKLSEKHEGTRTIFKKFIEMKWPLDIRPLNKSLVKDNRWKETDVAQETRRSFLQEFCKKYGGVSRPQSHLFHMVSRIYVEDKHKILYCEVPKAGCSNWKRILMVLSGLASSAYNISHDAVHYGKHLKKLDSFDLKGIYTRLNTYTKAVFVRDPMERLVSAFRDKFEHPNSYYHPVFGKAIIKKYRPNACEEALNNGSGVKFKEFVHYLLDSHRPVGMDIHWEKVSKLCYPCLINYDFVGKFETLEEDANYFLQLVGAPKELKFPNFKDRHSSDERTNTQVVRQYLKDLTRTERQLIYDFYYLDYLMFNYTTPFL